A genome region from Tolypothrix sp. PCC 7712 includes the following:
- a CDS encoding PD-(D/E)XK nuclease superfamily protein: MAMTQGARANKSGNILEGNVEAILNGHNYFQVGNHVSTEFLLTATLLPKRYAKQVYIGAGIYQTALKVDFFVVGASTSPSGLIIECKWQESGGSVDEKFPYLNLNIKESYPAPTIVVIGGEGMREGAINWLRQQVTYNRNLLAVYTLDRFIAWANKYC, translated from the coding sequence ATGGCTATGACTCAAGGCGCACGGGCAAATAAATCTGGCAATATTCTAGAAGGAAATGTAGAAGCAATTTTGAATGGACATAATTATTTCCAAGTAGGAAATCATGTGTCCACAGAGTTTCTTCTCACAGCTACTTTATTACCCAAGCGTTATGCGAAGCAGGTTTATATCGGCGCAGGAATTTATCAAACTGCTTTAAAGGTTGACTTTTTTGTTGTAGGCGCGTCAACCAGTCCATCAGGATTAATTATTGAGTGTAAATGGCAAGAAAGTGGTGGTTCTGTTGATGAAAAGTTTCCTTATTTAAATTTGAATATCAAAGAATCTTATCCTGCACCAACTATAGTAGTTATTGGTGGTGAAGGGATGAGAGAAGGTGCAATTAATTGGTTGAGACAACAAGTTACATATAATCGTAATTTATTAGCAGTTTACACTTTAGATAGATTTATTGCTTGGGCAAATAAATATTGTTAA